From Campylobacter lari, the proteins below share one genomic window:
- the mshL gene encoding pilus (MSHA type) biogenesis protein MshL: protein MKKIVFLCINFLFFTNVFAMQCNQHFFNIRVENKTSLLEILNELGRECDFSIIIKDIFAQEKLMHAQNYLHIKKMSLREIFKLLLVENNLAYEYDKNALKIYGKQVETFKVHYISSIREGQSITKASVDSRPKQGDYDNYKEVDNLVISTDKFDFWEKISEEIQALLDENTTKPIVNTNAGIITLNATPYELARVGKYLDDLNKRLKKQVLIDVSIVAVHLNKNHSSGINWQELAFKLNGDDNDFIINKDGVRNINLKANIETKAILNLLQENGKTTILSNPKLMALNNQQAIISIGDTINYQVKESSKGTENGTIVSEIYNNYSIFVGILLNILPEISDDHKIMLRINPSLSDFKYSFDNHRQSKPRNIAPDTIQKKLSTVVEVDDGQTLILGGLISKNTINNHNEISILSKIPLFGALFQGKQNYEDISEIVFIIKPSLVKTNNKILSLKDLGFQHEDDMF, encoded by the coding sequence ATGAAAAAAATAGTATTTTTATGTATTAATTTTTTGTTTTTTACAAATGTATTTGCCATGCAGTGTAATCAGCATTTTTTTAATATAAGAGTAGAAAACAAAACTTCTTTGCTTGAAATTTTAAATGAACTCGGAAGAGAGTGTGATTTTAGTATTATTATCAAAGATATTTTTGCTCAAGAAAAATTAATGCATGCTCAAAATTATTTACATATAAAGAAAATGTCTTTAAGAGAGATTTTTAAGCTTTTATTGGTGGAAAACAATCTTGCTTATGAATACGATAAAAATGCTTTAAAAATTTATGGAAAACAAGTTGAAACTTTTAAAGTGCATTATATAAGTTCTATTAGAGAAGGACAAAGTATTACTAAAGCTTCAGTGGATTCTAGACCAAAACAAGGAGATTATGATAATTATAAGGAAGTAGATAATTTAGTTATTAGTACTGATAAATTTGATTTTTGGGAGAAAATTTCAGAAGAAATTCAAGCTTTGTTGGATGAAAATACAACTAAACCTATTGTCAATACTAATGCAGGAATTATTACTTTAAATGCAACTCCATATGAACTTGCAAGAGTTGGAAAATATTTAGATGACTTAAATAAAAGACTTAAAAAACAAGTTTTAATTGATGTAAGTATTGTTGCTGTGCATTTAAACAAAAATCATTCAAGTGGAATTAATTGGCAAGAACTTGCTTTTAAACTTAATGGTGATGATAATGATTTTATAATTAATAAAGATGGTGTTAGAAATATTAACTTAAAAGCAAATATTGAAACTAAAGCTATTTTAAATTTATTACAAGAAAATGGTAAAACAACTATACTTTCTAACCCAAAACTTATGGCTTTAAACAATCAGCAAGCTATTATTTCTATAGGCGATACAATAAATTATCAAGTAAAAGAAAGTTCTAAAGGAACAGAAAATGGTACAATAGTTAGTGAAATATATAATAATTATTCTATTTTTGTAGGAATTTTACTTAATATATTGCCTGAGATTTCAGATGATCATAAAATTATGCTTAGGATTAATCCAAGCTTGAGTGATTTTAAATATAGTTTTGATAATCATAGACAAAGCAAACCAAGAAATATAGCGCCAGATACTATACAAAAAAAGCTTTCTACTGTAGTTGAGGTTGATGATGGACAAACTTTAATTTTAGGCGGATTGATTAGTAAAAATACCATTAATAATCATAATGAAATAAGCATTTTATCTAAAATTCCACTTTTTGGAGCTTTATTTCAAGGAAAACAAAATTATGAAGATATTAGCGAAATAGTTTTTATTATCAAACCAAGTTTAGTAAAAACTAATAATAAAATTTTAAGTTTAAAAGACCTAGGTTTTCAGCATGAAGATGATATGTTTTAA
- a CDS encoding type II secretion system F family protein — translation MKKFVIFYVLNKEQKQYIIRARNLYEARNFALKSFVNIISVEEYFKPIKHKIKEEELIFILKDLNMILKAGLSLQEAILEFLKSSYEKQNIKIFNTIYNKLNNGSSYNEAFKDILNSRECAILKICDGREDLHRALDIIISLKEKNLHSFKQLKKAIAYPLFVFMCIIFAFFILITLVLPEFKTLFLQLELDLPKITQILFIIADFFSHFYMIILLNIGFFIILTYFFRKSLFFHRILFYFPIFGKIIFYQDKFCFFLIFSYLLKAGVDIKRAFELACEGIENQFFKNKMFIIKTSFESGLDLAQAFSNTKLFEPFVIRMLNLALKSSKLDESTYELALFYEYKKENYTQKLLSVLEPLMTIFMASLILVLALGVFLPMWQISQEI, via the coding sequence TTGAAAAAATTTGTTATTTTTTATGTATTAAATAAAGAGCAAAAACAATATATAATAAGGGCTAGAAATTTATATGAAGCTAGAAATTTTGCGTTAAAGTCATTTGTAAATATTATTAGTGTTGAAGAATATTTCAAACCGATAAAACATAAAATCAAAGAAGAAGAGCTTATTTTCATTCTTAAGGATTTAAATATGATCTTAAAGGCAGGATTAAGCTTACAGGAAGCAATTTTAGAATTTTTAAAATCAAGCTATGAAAAACAAAATATTAAAATTTTTAATACAATTTATAATAAACTCAATAATGGAAGTTCTTATAATGAAGCCTTTAAAGATATTTTAAATTCTAGAGAATGTGCTATTTTAAAAATTTGTGATGGCAGAGAAGATTTACATAGGGCTCTTGATATTATTATTAGTTTAAAAGAAAAAAATCTTCATAGTTTTAAGCAGTTAAAAAAGGCTATAGCTTATCCACTTTTCGTTTTTATGTGTATTATTTTTGCTTTTTTTATTCTTATAACTTTAGTTTTGCCTGAATTTAAAACTTTATTTTTACAACTTGAATTGGATTTGCCAAAAATCACTCAAATTCTTTTTATTATAGCTGATTTTTTTAGTCATTTTTATATGATTATTTTATTAAATATAGGATTTTTTATAATACTTACTTATTTTTTTAGGAAGTCTTTGTTTTTTCATAGAATTCTTTTTTATTTTCCCATTTTTGGAAAAATAATATTTTATCAAGATAAATTTTGTTTTTTCTTAATTTTTTCATATTTATTAAAAGCAGGGGTGGATATAAAAAGAGCTTTTGAACTTGCTTGTGAAGGTATAGAAAATCAATTCTTTAAAAACAAAATGTTTATTATAAAGACTTCATTTGAATCAGGACTTGATTTAGCTCAAGCTTTTTCTAACACAAAGCTTTTTGAGCCTTTTGTGATAAGAATGTTAAATTTAGCTTTAAAAAGTTCTAAATTAGATGAAAGTACTTATGAGCTTGCTTTGTTTTATGAGTATAAAAAAGAAAATTATACTCAAAAGCTTTTGAGTGTTTTGGAGCCTTTGATGACAATTTTTATGGCGAGTTTGATTTTAGTTTTAGCCTTGGGTGTATTTTTACCTATGTGGCAAATTAGTCAAGAAATTTAA
- a CDS encoding CDC27 family protein, with translation MKMICFKILICFSFLNAIEIQNNSFDQNIFYEKFINQPNYENALNLAKYFYQNKEYKQAVFWAIEANDFDLLQKEAWLVFINAKIKLGRYEDALIAKKEYEKLLEIYFE, from the coding sequence ATGAAGATGATATGTTTTAAAATCTTAATATGTTTTTCTTTTTTAAATGCTATAGAAATTCAAAACAATAGTTTCGATCAAAACATATTTTATGAAAAATTCATTAATCAACCAAACTATGAAAATGCTTTAAATTTAGCAAAATATTTTTATCAAAATAAAGAATACAAACAAGCAGTCTTTTGGGCTATAGAGGCTAATGATTTTGATTTATTGCAAAAAGAAGCTTGGCTTGTTTTTATTAATGCTAAAATAAAACTCGGAAGATATGAAGATGCTTTAATAGCTAAAAAAGAATACGAAAAGCTTTTGGAGATTTATTTTGAGTGA
- a CDS encoding HAD family hydrolase translates to MLKKTILFDLDGTLIDSTSAILDGFDAAFKAFNEPLRDHEAIKALIGFPLDVAFEKLGVAKEKTSEYVNAYRKVYQKIYIEQTSLLPLAKESVYEASLFADLAVVTTKSSKFSKPLLDHLGIGEHFKVIIGRDDVTCPKPDAEPILLALKKLSKNKENAFMVGDTHLDIKAAQNANIIPVAVSSGYESKESLAKFEIPLFKNTYEAIKYIRNIR, encoded by the coding sequence TTGCTAAAAAAGACAATTTTATTTGATTTAGATGGCACTTTGATAGATTCTACAAGTGCCATTTTAGATGGATTTGATGCTGCTTTTAAAGCTTTTAATGAGCCTTTAAGAGATCATGAAGCTATTAAGGCTTTGATAGGTTTTCCTTTGGATGTAGCTTTTGAAAAGCTTGGTGTGGCAAAAGAGAAAACAAGTGAATATGTTAATGCTTATAGAAAAGTATATCAAAAAATCTATATAGAACAAACTTCTTTACTTCCTTTGGCAAAAGAAAGTGTATATGAGGCTAGTTTATTTGCTGATTTAGCTGTTGTTACGACTAAAAGTTCTAAATTTTCTAAACCTTTACTTGATCATTTAGGTATAGGAGAGCATTTTAAAGTTATTATAGGTAGAGACGATGTAACTTGTCCAAAGCCAGATGCTGAGCCTATTTTATTAGCTTTGAAGAAACTTTCTAAAAACAAAGAAAATGCTTTTATGGTAGGTGATACTCATTTAGATATAAAAGCTGCTCAAAATGCCAATATTATTCCTGTGGCTGTAAGTAGTGGTTATGAAAGTAAAGAAAGTTTAGCTAAATTTGAAATTCCGCTTTTTAAAAATACCTATGAAGCCATAAAATATATAAGAAATATCCGATAA
- the nifJ gene encoding pyruvate:ferredoxin (flavodoxin) oxidoreductase has translation MSKIMKTMDGNEAAAYAAYAFTEVAGIYPITPSSPMADYTDIWASQGKKNLFGVPVKVVEMQSEAGAAGTVHGSLQAGSLTTTYTASQGLLLKIPNMYKIAGQLLPGVIHVAARALASQALSIFGDHQDIYAARQTGFAMLCSHSVQESMDLAGVAHLAAIKGRVPFMHFFDGFRTSHEIQKIEVMDYAHFDRLLDRKALLEFRNSCLNPENPKTRGTAQNDDIYFQTRELANKYYEAVPDIVNEYMQEISKITGREYRPFVYYGDKNATRVVVAMGSVTEALKEVVDYLSSKGEKVGVLKVHLYRPFSLKYLFDVMPQSVEKIAVLDRTKEPGSLGEPLYLDLKSAYYGKEKAPLIVGGRYGLSSKDVDPAQLIAVFENLNQANPKDGFTIGINDDVTFTSLPVGEKISLGDESTIECLFYGLGADGTVGANKNSIKIIGDKTDFYAQAYFAYDSKKSGGYTRSHLRFSKKPITSTYLVSTPHFVACSVAAYLEIYDVLAGIRKGGTFLLNSIWSAQETIEKIPNAVKRVLAQKEINFYIINATKLAREIGLGSRTNTIMQSAFFKLANIIPFEDAQKYMKELAYKSYSKKGDAIVEMNYKAIDVGADGLVKVDIDPSWVNLANEAKEETIAYKGTEFVEKIAKPMNAAKGDDLPVSAFLGYEDGSFEHGTTEYEKRGVGVMVPRWIETNCIQCNQCASVCPHAVIRPFLIDEEELNNAPAGVKEHSLNAKGVKEQKLNFKIQVSPLDCTGCELCVHECPTKEKSLVMVPLGEELDHGEQENADYLFKKVSYKDNILNRENTKGIQFAQPLFEFHGACPGCGETPYITLITRLFGERMIVANATGCSSIYGGSAPSTPYRKSNKNGHGPAWGNSLFEDNAEFGLGMKIATETTRHKIEHIMNESMQEVPNALSALYKEWIANKEDSKVSLELRDKLVPLLEENKQIKAVNDILELKSYLSKKSHWIFGGDGWAYDIGYGGLDHVLASGENVNILVLDTEVYSNTGGQSSKSSRTGSVAQFAAAGKPVQKKDLGQIAMTYGYIFVAQVNSNANYAQLLKAVMAAEAYDGPSLIIAYSPCIAHGIKGGLGNSGNQAELATKCGYWPTYIYDPRLEAEGKNPLTISSKEPDWDLYESFLMNEVRYNSLKKSNPEQAKELFEKNKAEAQRRYRQLKRLASADFSNEN, from the coding sequence ATGAGTAAAATAATGAAAACGATGGATGGTAATGAAGCAGCAGCTTACGCTGCTTATGCATTTACAGAGGTTGCTGGAATTTATCCTATCACTCCAAGCTCTCCTATGGCTGATTATACTGACATATGGGCTTCTCAAGGCAAAAAAAATCTTTTTGGAGTGCCAGTTAAAGTTGTAGAAATGCAAAGTGAAGCAGGTGCAGCAGGGACAGTTCATGGGTCTTTACAAGCAGGTTCTTTAACCACGACTTATACCGCTTCTCAAGGACTTTTGCTAAAAATACCAAATATGTATAAAATTGCAGGTCAACTTTTGCCTGGAGTAATTCATGTGGCAGCTAGAGCTTTAGCATCTCAAGCGCTATCTATTTTTGGAGATCATCAAGATATTTATGCTGCAAGACAAACAGGTTTTGCTATGCTTTGTTCGCATTCTGTGCAAGAAAGTATGGATTTAGCAGGTGTTGCACACCTAGCAGCTATTAAAGGTAGAGTGCCTTTTATGCATTTTTTTGATGGTTTTAGAACCTCTCATGAAATCCAAAAAATTGAAGTAATGGATTATGCACATTTTGATCGCTTATTGGATCGTAAGGCTTTATTGGAATTTAGAAATTCCTGTCTAAATCCAGAAAATCCAAAAACAAGAGGTACGGCTCAAAATGATGATATTTATTTTCAAACAAGAGAGTTGGCAAATAAATATTATGAAGCTGTTCCTGATATTGTTAATGAATATATGCAAGAAATTTCAAAAATTACAGGAAGAGAATACAGACCTTTTGTATATTATGGGGATAAAAATGCAACGCGTGTTGTTGTAGCAATGGGTTCAGTGACTGAAGCTTTAAAAGAAGTTGTAGATTATTTGAGTAGCAAAGGTGAAAAAGTAGGGGTTTTAAAAGTTCATTTATATAGACCATTTAGTTTAAAATATTTATTTGATGTAATGCCTCAAAGTGTTGAAAAAATTGCTGTTTTAGATAGAACTAAAGAGCCAGGAAGTTTAGGCGAGCCACTTTATTTGGATTTAAAAAGTGCATATTATGGAAAAGAAAAAGCACCTTTAATCGTTGGTGGTAGATATGGACTTTCTTCAAAAGATGTGGATCCTGCTCAGTTGATAGCAGTTTTTGAAAATCTAAATCAAGCAAATCCAAAAGATGGTTTCACCATAGGAATTAATGATGATGTAACCTTTACCTCATTGCCTGTGGGAGAGAAAATTTCTTTGGGTGATGAAAGTACTATAGAGTGTTTATTTTATGGACTTGGTGCCGATGGCACTGTAGGTGCAAATAAAAACTCTATTAAAATTATAGGAGATAAAACAGACTTTTACGCGCAAGCTTATTTTGCTTATGATTCTAAAAAATCAGGTGGTTATACAAGAAGCCATTTAAGATTTTCTAAAAAACCTATTACTTCAACTTATTTAGTTTCTACGCCACATTTCGTAGCATGTTCAGTGGCTGCGTATTTAGAAATTTATGATGTTTTAGCAGGCATTAGAAAAGGAGGAACTTTCCTTTTAAATAGTATTTGGAGTGCGCAAGAAACTATTGAAAAAATTCCAAATGCAGTAAAAAGAGTTTTAGCGCAAAAGGAAATTAATTTTTATATCATTAATGCTACAAAACTTGCTAGAGAGATAGGACTAGGTAGTAGAACAAACACGATTATGCAATCAGCATTTTTCAAACTTGCTAATATCATTCCTTTTGAAGATGCGCAAAAATATATGAAAGAATTAGCTTATAAATCATATAGTAAAAAAGGTGATGCTATAGTTGAAATGAATTATAAAGCTATTGATGTAGGTGCAGATGGACTTGTAAAAGTTGATATTGATCCTTCTTGGGTAAATTTAGCTAATGAAGCAAAAGAAGAAACTATAGCTTATAAAGGTACTGAGTTTGTTGAAAAAATCGCAAAACCTATGAATGCAGCTAAGGGCGATGATTTACCAGTTTCGGCATTTTTGGGCTATGAAGATGGTAGTTTTGAGCATGGTACTACTGAGTATGAAAAAAGAGGCGTTGGTGTTATGGTGCCAAGATGGATAGAAACTAATTGTATTCAGTGTAATCAATGTGCTTCAGTATGCCCTCATGCAGTTATCAGACCTTTCTTGATTGATGAAGAAGAATTAAACAATGCTCCAGCAGGTGTAAAAGAGCACAGCTTAAATGCAAAAGGCGTGAAAGAACAAAAATTAAATTTCAAAATTCAAGTTTCGCCGCTTGATTGTACAGGTTGTGAGCTTTGTGTGCATGAGTGTCCTACCAAAGAAAAATCTTTAGTGATGGTACCACTAGGTGAAGAGCTTGATCATGGTGAGCAAGAAAATGCAGATTATTTATTCAAAAAAGTAAGTTATAAAGATAATATTTTAAATAGAGAAAATACCAAAGGCATCCAATTTGCTCAACCTTTATTTGAATTTCATGGAGCATGTCCAGGGTGTGGAGAAACTCCTTATATTACTTTAATTACTAGATTATTTGGTGAAAGAATGATTGTTGCTAATGCAACGGGTTGTAGTTCTATTTATGGTGGCTCAGCTCCTTCAACTCCATATAGAAAAAGCAATAAAAATGGTCATGGACCTGCTTGGGGCAATTCTTTATTTGAAGATAATGCTGAATTTGGTCTTGGTATGAAAATAGCAACTGAAACTACAAGACATAAAATAGAACACATAATGAATGAAAGTATGCAAGAAGTACCTAACGCACTTTCTGCATTATATAAAGAGTGGATTGCAAATAAAGAAGATTCTAAAGTTTCTTTGGAATTAAGAGATAAATTAGTTCCATTGTTAGAAGAAAATAAGCAAATCAAAGCAGTTAATGATATTTTAGAACTTAAAAGCTATTTAAGTAAAAAATCACATTGGATTTTTGGTGGTGATGGCTGGGCTTATGATATAGGTTATGGTGGACTTGATCATGTTTTGGCAAGCGGTGAGAATGTAAATATTTTAGTGCTTGATACTGAAGTGTATTCTAACACAGGCGGTCAGAGCTCAAAATCTTCAAGAACAGGTTCAGTAGCACAGTTTGCTGCAGCAGGTAAGCCAGTACAGAAAAAAGATCTTGGTCAAATTGCTATGACTTATGGTTATATTTTTGTGGCTCAAGTAAATTCTAATGCAAATTATGCACAATTGTTAAAAGCTGTAATGGCGGCAGAAGCTTATGATGGACCTTCTTTGATTATTGCTTATTCTCCTTGTATAGCTCATGGTATTAAAGGTGGACTTGGAAATTCAGGAAATCAAGCAGAGTTAGCTACAAAATGTGGATATTGGCCAACTTATATTTATGATCCGCGTTTAGAAGCTGAAGGTAAAAATCCTTTAACAATTTCTTCAAAAGAACCTGATTGGGATTTATATGAAAGCTTTTTAATGAATGAAGTTCGTTATAATTCTTTGAAAAAATCAAATCCTGAGCAAGCAAAAGAATTATTTGAAAAAAATAAAGCAGAGGCACAACGTCGTTACAGACAGCTTAAGCGTTTAGCAAGTGCTGATTTTAGCAATGAAAATTAA
- a CDS encoding GspE/PulE family protein, whose translation MSDTHQKLKNLSEYSLKEIASQYKMEFLNLNQTFDFEKYLHILPFSLIEQHNIFCFYEDDENIHIASFKPLEENVLEKIQNLYRFKTIKIFLCVFTQFEFLLERVKFLIKFQNHLNRLELSLKSDENKDEFLLEQFLNLILTYACFLRASDIHLEPLENEVYIRFRIDGELKYIHSFDAKSYQALLMHVKIIALLNVAEQRQAQDGSFSKIILEQKYDFRVSIMPLLFGQSIVLRILKQDGYVLKLNKLFIKEENLIQLKIHTNAPYGLILFCGPTGSGKSTFMHAILNEIEQSKKIITLEDPIEYKLKYAQQILLNSKAGFDFHKALRAVLRHDPDVIMIGEIRDEDSLDIVLKASLSGHLVLSTLHTNGAIEAIFRMKHMGAREYLIAHSLNLIIAQRLVRKLCECKEPNKEKFYFQNQVFEGKFYKAKGCVECMYSGYKGRLMVAEFLFLDHNLKNMIENNANYENILTYALKKGFLTLGMDALEKAKLGLTSIDELRKISF comes from the coding sequence TTGAGTGATACACATCAAAAATTAAAAAACTTAAGCGAGTATTCTTTAAAAGAAATTGCTTCTCAATACAAAATGGAATTTTTAAATTTAAATCAAACTTTTGATTTTGAAAAATATCTTCACATTTTGCCTTTTTCTTTAATAGAACAACATAATATTTTTTGTTTTTATGAAGATGATGAAAATATCCATATAGCTTCCTTTAAACCATTGGAAGAGAATGTTTTGGAAAAAATACAAAATTTATATCGTTTTAAAACTATCAAGATTTTTCTTTGTGTTTTTACGCAATTTGAATTTTTGCTAGAAAGGGTTAAATTTTTAATTAAATTTCAAAATCATCTTAATAGATTAGAGCTTAGTTTGAAAAGTGATGAAAATAAAGATGAATTTTTATTAGAGCAGTTTTTGAATTTAATTTTAACTTATGCTTGTTTTTTAAGAGCAAGTGATATCCATTTAGAGCCTTTAGAAAATGAAGTATATATAAGATTTAGAATAGATGGGGAGTTAAAATATATACATAGTTTTGATGCAAAATCATACCAAGCCTTATTGATGCATGTAAAAATTATTGCTTTGCTTAATGTAGCTGAACAAAGACAAGCTCAAGATGGGAGTTTTTCTAAAATCATTTTAGAACAAAAATATGATTTTAGAGTTTCAATTATGCCTTTATTATTTGGACAAAGCATAGTGCTTAGAATTTTAAAACAAGATGGATATGTTTTAAAACTTAATAAACTTTTTATCAAAGAAGAAAATTTAATTCAGCTGAAAATACACACGAATGCACCTTATGGTCTGATTTTGTTTTGTGGGCCAACAGGGAGTGGTAAAAGTACTTTTATGCATGCTATTTTAAATGAAATTGAACAAAGTAAAAAAATCATCACCTTAGAAGATCCTATAGAATATAAACTTAAATATGCTCAACAAATTCTTTTAAATTCTAAAGCCGGATTTGATTTTCACAAAGCTTTAAGAGCAGTTTTAAGACACGATCCTGATGTGATTATGATAGGTGAAATTAGAGATGAGGATAGTTTGGATATAGTTTTAAAAGCTTCTTTAAGCGGACATTTAGTTTTAAGCACCCTACACACTAATGGCGCTATAGAAGCTATTTTTAGAATGAAGCATATGGGTGCAAGAGAATACTTAATAGCTCATTCTCTTAATTTAATTATAGCTCAACGATTAGTAAGAAAACTATGTGAATGTAAAGAACCTAACAAGGAAAAATTTTACTTTCAAAATCAAGTTTTTGAAGGAAAATTTTACAAAGCAAAAGGTTGTGTTGAGTGTATGTATAGTGGATATAAAGGGCGTTTGATGGTAGCTGAATTTTTATTTTTAGATCATAATTTAAAAAATATGATAGAAAATAATGCAAATTATGAAAATATTTTAACATACGCTTTAAAAAAAGGTTTTTTGACTTTAGGTATGGATGCTTTAGAAAAGGCAAAACTTGGCTTAACAAGTATAGATGAGTTAAGAAAGATTAGTTTTTGA
- a CDS encoding TSUP family transporter: MELELTYYVILFFVAAFAGCVDAIVGGGGLITIPALFACGIPPHLALATNKLQSTFGSLTAVLAYRKSMHIEKIALGILFTAIGAAIGTYAVLLIDQNAVKIIVLICLVLIFFYTIFKPDLGHVHNKAKMSTTSFQIIFGLLLGFYDGFLGPGTGSFWIFACVIFLGFSMKNASINTKILNFTSNIVALGVFLYSYEVLWKVGILMGIGQILGAFIGSKLVLKTQGTFIKKLFLIMVALTIAKVAYDYLA, translated from the coding sequence ATGGAGCTTGAATTAACTTATTATGTGATTTTATTCTTTGTTGCTGCTTTTGCAGGTTGTGTTGATGCGATTGTAGGTGGTGGTGGGCTTATTACCATACCTGCTTTATTTGCTTGTGGTATTCCTCCTCATTTAGCCCTAGCTACTAATAAACTTCAAAGCACCTTTGGATCGCTCACTGCGGTTTTAGCTTATAGAAAATCTATGCATATAGAAAAGATAGCCTTGGGAATTTTATTTACTGCTATTGGAGCTGCCATTGGAACTTATGCAGTCTTACTAATAGATCAAAATGCTGTTAAAATCATTGTATTAATTTGCCTTGTTTTAATCTTTTTTTACACTATTTTCAAGCCTGATTTAGGCCATGTACATAATAAAGCTAAAATGAGCACTACAAGCTTTCAAATCATCTTTGGCTTGCTACTTGGTTTTTATGATGGTTTTTTAGGACCCGGCACTGGATCTTTTTGGATTTTTGCTTGCGTGATATTTCTTGGTTTTAGCATGAAAAATGCAAGCATTAATACCAAAATCTTAAATTTTACTAGCAATATAGTAGCTTTAGGGGTATTTTTATACTCTTATGAGGTGCTTTGGAAAGTTGGTATTTTAATGGGTATAGGCCAAATTTTAGGTGCTTTTATAGGATCAAAACTAGTCTTAAAAACGCAAGGAACTTTTATCAAAAAACTCTTTTTGATTATGGTTGCTTTAACTATAGCTAAGGTTGCTTATGATTATCTTGCTTAA
- a CDS encoding OmpA family protein yields MKKIISLVSLASVLFAFDTSKIEITPTFNYTTPEGNLDLKNYGGVGLRFGYHYDDLWIDQAELGLEYYDNAKYNNPNDNTHIDTSVSRFYVNAIKGIDLANHVYLYGLLGTGYEYLSHGAYENKSGMFAQYGAGFKFALGEDLALRLEARDQIKFNNGEHNLISSVGLSFYFGNKAPKTPNVETKQIEEKPQVKQIDKTCSEPRKGALLDHIGCEKTIALEGHFGFDQTNINPEFAQKIQEVGKILEENPQYYTVLEGHTDSTGPKAYNQKLSLERANAVAKELEKTGVAKEKIVTKGYGFEKPKASNDTKEGRAQNRRVEAKFFIKE; encoded by the coding sequence ATGAAAAAAATTATAAGCTTAGTTAGTTTAGCTAGTGTTTTATTTGCTTTTGATACTAGCAAAATAGAAATAACCCCGACCTTTAACTATACAACACCAGAAGGAAATTTAGATCTTAAAAATTATGGTGGAGTTGGCTTAAGATTTGGCTATCACTATGATGATTTATGGATAGATCAAGCTGAACTTGGTTTAGAGTATTATGATAATGCAAAATATAATAATCCAAATGATAATACACATATAGATACTAGTGTTTCGAGATTTTATGTGAATGCTATTAAAGGAATTGATTTAGCTAATCATGTGTATTTATATGGATTATTAGGAACAGGTTATGAGTATTTAAGTCACGGGGCTTATGAAAATAAAAGTGGCATGTTTGCTCAATATGGTGCGGGTTTTAAATTCGCGCTTGGAGAAGATTTAGCTTTAAGACTTGAAGCAAGAGATCAAATTAAATTCAACAATGGCGAACATAATTTAATTTCTAGTGTTGGCTTAAGTTTTTATTTTGGCAATAAAGCTCCAAAAACCCCTAATGTTGAAACTAAGCAAATTGAAGAAAAGCCACAAGTAAAACAAATCGATAAAACATGTTCAGAGCCAAGAAAAGGTGCTTTGCTTGATCATATAGGTTGTGAAAAAACAATAGCCCTTGAGGGGCATTTTGGTTTTGATCAGACTAATATAAATCCAGAATTTGCTCAAAAAATTCAAGAAGTAGGTAAGATCTTAGAAGAAAATCCTCAATACTATACTGTTTTAGAAGGCCATACAGATAGTACAGGTCCTAAGGCTTATAATCAAAAATTATCATTAGAGCGTGCTAATGCCGTAGCGAAGGAACTTGAAAAAACAGGTGTTGCTAAAGAAAAAATTGTAACTAAAGGCTATGGTTTTGAAAAGCCAAAAGCAAGCAATGATACCAAAGAAGGTCGTGCGCAAAATAGACGCGTTGAAGCAAAATTTTTTATTAAAGAATAA